The proteins below are encoded in one region of bacterium BMS3Abin08:
- the cbiE gene encoding putative cobalt-precorrin-6Y C(5)-methyltransferase, translating to MGWIVVISGGPGGEDYITGAARARARECEVLIGSEGQLNAVGPLKSQVVYKETDIERILQIIKDNKGREVGVIVTGDAGIYSLSRRIIDRFGKHAVREIVPGVSSIQVAFARIREPWLNVRVFSYHGRPLEGLDEVFGNDRVAILCDREHNSKVILGELAGLGLFEKFSSVHVCCNLTLNDERVIEVKEARDIVRLVSARREIIVLIK from the coding sequence ATGGGTTGGATAGTTGTTATAAGTGGTGGACCCGGTGGTGAGGATTATATCACGGGAGCGGCACGGGCACGGGCACGGGAATGCGAGGTTCTTATAGGGAGTGAAGGACAGTTAAATGCAGTGGGGCCTTTGAAGAGCCAGGTGGTATATAAGGAGACGGACATAGAGAGGATACTTCAGATTATCAAAGACAACAAGGGCAGGGAGGTAGGGGTGATCGTAACAGGTGATGCCGGTATTTACAGCCTTTCCCGGAGGATCATCGACCGGTTTGGAAAGCATGCGGTCAGGGAAATTGTGCCCGGGGTTTCGAGCATCCAGGTTGCCTTTGCAAGGATCAGGGAACCGTGGTTGAACGTCAGGGTCTTTTCTTATCACGGAAGGCCCCTTGAGGGGCTTGATGAGGTCTTCGGGAACGACCGGGTTGCCATACTATGTGACAGGGAGCACAACTCAAAGGTGATACTCGGGGAACTTGCAGGGCTTGGTCTTTTTGAGAAGTTCAGCAGTGTCCATGTTTGTTGTAACCTGACACTGAATGATGAAAGGGTGATCGAGGTCAAGGAGGCACGGGATATCGTCAGGCTTGTTTCCGCAAGGAGAGAGATTATTGTATTGATTAAATAG